In Neptuniibacter halophilus, the genomic stretch TTCTTTGATGTGGAACAGGGTGCCATCCGCATTGATGGTCAGGATATCCGCGAGGTCACGCAGGATTCACTGCGGGCACAGATCGGCATGGTGACTCAGGACACCGCCCTGCTGCATCGTTCCGTGCGGGAAAACATCCTCTACGGCCGCCCGGATGCTTCCGAGGAAGCGATGATCGAAGCGGCGAAAAAGGCCGAAGCGCATGAATTTATCCTCGGCCTGACCGACCCGGAAGGACGCAGCGGCTACGATGCCCATGTGGGTGAACGCGGGGTTAAACTGTCCGGCGGACAGCGGCAGCGTATTGCCATCGCCCGGGTATTGCTCAAGGACGCGCCGATCCTGATTCTCGATGAAGCAACCTCAGCCCTCGACTCCGAAGTCGAAGCGGCGATACAGGCCAGCCTGTATAAACTGATGGAAGGTAAAACCGTGATCGCGATTGCTCACCGTTTGTCGACCATCGCCGCGCTGGATCGTCTGGTGGTGCTGGATAAAGGCGATATCAATGAACAGGGCAGTCACGCTGAACTGGTTGCGAGTCAGGGAATCTACGCTCAGCTCTGGGCCCACCAGACCGGAGGCTTCCTCGGAGAAGACTAGCTCAGGGATGGGCCGTGCGCTGAACCTGTTTCAGCGCCAGTCCTGCAGATGGTAGCGGGCCAGAATCCGGGCCAGCTCGCCACTGGCCCGCAGTGCTTCAACACCCTCGGAAAGCAGCCGGGCAAACGTTTCTGAACGCGGGTCCGAAGGAGAGAAAGCAATATAAGCCGGCAGGGGCTCACCCAGAGTGCCGGCCACGGTAAACGCCTCTTCCAGTTCCATCTGACTGGCGGTATACCAGAACACCAGATCGGCTTCGACAAACGCATCCAGCCGCTGTTTATGCAGCATCCTGATACCCCGCTGCAGCGGTTTTTCGCTGCCGCTGAGCAGCGTCACAGGGTTGCTGTCTGAAGCCAGATAACGACTCAGTTCAGCGCCGTAATCATAACCATTGATAGCCCCCAGACGCACCTCTCTCAGGGAGTGCACACCACGGTAGCGCCATGGATTTTCCCGCCGTACAAACAACGAGTTCTGCAGCAACGCCAGCTCCTGCTGCGGAAAGATAAAATCCCGGGCATCGCCGGGA encodes the following:
- a CDS encoding substrate-binding periplasmic protein yields the protein MTTAQAEKLRFAADNWCPLNCKSGSDRPGFMVEVAQRVFEPLGYEVEYIETNWSRAVQETRKGSFHAILGAFPGDARDFIFPQQELALLQNSLFVRRENPWRYRGVHSLREVRLGAINGYDYGAELSRYLASDSNPVTLLSGSEKPLQRGIRMLHKQRLDAFVEADLVFWYTASQMELEEAFTVAGTLGEPLPAYIAFSPSDPRSETFARLLSEGVEALRASGELARILARYHLQDWR